One stretch of Holophagaceae bacterium DNA includes these proteins:
- a CDS encoding HAMP domain-containing histidine kinase: MRTRRIARFKPYRSRRQGPSISQRILNWGGVAFLVLSGAALAYGLFWAPRQFAINRMLEVIQAYADQHLPEMARVEQHWMDVPVLQEFERGDEPVVLDYLQKQPLVEAVLDRWGNRTLWIREGGRLVKAPDNATAQMYRAWIAQAETYPRAQWTPSSSQDPDHTRVPSSVVRGDQYMVIKRWRPGTPQVTEALREVFGSEAPLRVGIRRASDADRRNLPKQPWGSDPSLQVDPARINETLVTILTGSDYLGEGWDLVGVPFAAESAKFKAQYARMRRSAWAVGFAIALFVALGFWLRHRSQKRALLDADRMASMTHSLKTPLAILKFRCDTLRLGRLTQDQADEELLKLGSEVDNLTQMIENGLRVIRGSNDMLPVVEVDPDWLRDVVEDLQPAFEAEGRRLELSLDETRGRAPLPSLRSALFTLLENALFHGRGTVLLESAPLRNRLQLRVTDQGEGLESHQLKAIGKPFLRLRQQGKEGFQREGQGLGLSLLCQVAEKEGWGLSFASAPGMGFQATLEIPIA; the protein is encoded by the coding sequence ATGCGGACCCGCCGGATCGCCCGGTTCAAACCGTACCGCAGCCGAAGGCAGGGGCCCAGCATCTCGCAGCGGATCCTGAATTGGGGCGGCGTCGCCTTCCTCGTCCTGTCCGGCGCGGCCCTGGCCTACGGCCTCTTCTGGGCGCCGAGGCAATTCGCCATCAACCGGATGCTCGAAGTCATCCAGGCCTACGCGGACCAGCATCTGCCCGAAATGGCCCGGGTGGAGCAGCACTGGATGGATGTGCCCGTGCTCCAGGAATTCGAGCGGGGAGATGAGCCTGTGGTGCTGGATTATCTCCAGAAGCAGCCGCTGGTGGAGGCGGTGTTGGACCGCTGGGGAAATCGCACCCTCTGGATCCGCGAAGGGGGGCGCCTGGTGAAGGCCCCGGACAACGCCACCGCCCAGATGTACCGCGCCTGGATCGCCCAAGCCGAAACCTATCCGCGCGCCCAATGGACCCCCTCCAGTTCCCAGGATCCCGACCACACCCGCGTTCCCAGCAGCGTGGTGCGCGGAGACCAGTACATGGTCATCAAGCGATGGCGCCCGGGCACTCCGCAGGTGACGGAGGCCCTGAGGGAGGTCTTCGGCAGCGAGGCGCCCTTGCGCGTCGGGATCCGCCGCGCGTCCGACGCCGATCGCCGGAACCTGCCCAAACAGCCCTGGGGCAGCGACCCCAGCCTGCAAGTGGATCCGGCGCGGATCAACGAAACCCTGGTCACCATCCTCACCGGCAGCGACTACCTGGGCGAGGGCTGGGATCTTGTGGGCGTTCCTTTCGCCGCCGAATCGGCCAAATTCAAGGCGCAGTATGCGAGGATGCGCCGGTCAGCCTGGGCCGTGGGCTTTGCCATCGCCCTGTTCGTGGCCCTCGGATTCTGGCTGAGGCACCGCTCCCAGAAACGGGCCCTGCTGGATGCGGACCGGATGGCGAGCATGACCCACAGCCTGAAGACGCCCCTGGCGATCCTCAAATTCCGCTGCGACACCCTGCGCCTGGGCCGCTTGACGCAGGACCAGGCGGATGAGGAGCTGCTCAAGCTCGGCAGCGAGGTGGACAACCTGACGCAGATGATCGAGAACGGGCTGCGCGTGATCCGCGGCAGCAACGACATGCTGCCGGTCGTGGAAGTGGACCCGGACTGGCTGCGGGATGTGGTGGAAGACCTGCAGCCGGCCTTCGAGGCGGAGGGCCGGAGGCTGGAACTGAGCCTGGACGAAACCAGGGGGCGCGCCCCCCTTCCCTCCCTCCGCTCCGCGCTCTTCACCCTTCTCGAAAATGCGCTCTTCCATGGAAGGGGCACGGTCCTGCTCGAAAGCGCGCCCCTTCGGAACCGCCTGCAATTGCGTGTCACCGACCAGGGCGAGGGCTTGGAATCCCACCAGCTGAAAGCCATCGGCAAGCCGTTTTTACGGCTGCGGCAGCAAGGCAAGGAAGGATTCCAGCGGGAGGGCCAAGGGCTCGGCTTGAGCCTGCTTTGCCAAGTCGCGGAGAAGGAAGGCTGGGGTCTCAGCTTCGCCTCGGCCCCCGGCATGGGCTTCCAGGCCACTCTGGAAATCCCCATCGCTTGA
- the nadA gene encoding quinolinate synthase NadA, producing the protein MDTSAPYASIPTNASHVPDLESIDPGLDLAAEIQRLRVARKAVILAHYYQEPEIQDLADFVGDSLQLSQQAARTDAEVIAFCGVHFMAETAKILSPGKKVVIPDMDAGCSLADRCPADQFAEWLKQYPDHEVVSYINCSAGVKALSTVICTSSNAVRVVESIPQEKRLVFAPDRHLGKWVMKQTGRDMVLWPGFCIVHEQFTAKRIAALKAKHPEAKLIAHPECDATVSQMADFVGSTAALLNFVAKDSAPAFIVATEAGILHQMRQRRPGAELIPAPADSGCNCSLCPYMKLNSLEKLYLALRDLKPEILLDEDVRLRALMPVERMLALG; encoded by the coding sequence ATGGACACCAGCGCGCCCTACGCCTCCATCCCCACGAATGCCTCCCATGTCCCGGACCTGGAGAGCATCGATCCCGGCCTTGATCTGGCAGCGGAGATCCAACGCCTGCGGGTTGCCCGCAAGGCCGTGATCCTGGCCCACTACTACCAGGAACCGGAGATCCAGGACCTGGCGGATTTCGTCGGGGACAGCCTGCAATTGAGCCAGCAGGCCGCCCGGACCGATGCGGAAGTCATCGCCTTTTGCGGCGTGCATTTCATGGCGGAGACCGCCAAGATCCTGAGTCCCGGCAAGAAAGTGGTCATTCCTGACATGGATGCCGGGTGCAGCCTGGCGGATCGCTGCCCCGCGGACCAGTTCGCTGAGTGGCTGAAGCAGTACCCGGATCACGAAGTGGTGAGTTACATCAATTGCAGCGCGGGCGTGAAAGCCCTGAGCACGGTCATCTGCACCAGTTCCAATGCGGTGCGCGTGGTGGAAAGCATCCCCCAGGAAAAGCGGCTCGTGTTCGCGCCGGACCGCCACCTCGGCAAATGGGTCATGAAGCAGACAGGGCGGGACATGGTGCTGTGGCCGGGATTCTGCATCGTCCATGAGCAGTTCACCGCCAAACGCATCGCGGCCCTGAAAGCGAAACACCCCGAGGCCAAGCTCATCGCCCACCCGGAATGCGACGCCACGGTCTCCCAAATGGCGGATTTCGTGGGCAGCACGGCGGCGCTGCTCAACTTTGTCGCGAAGGATTCCGCCCCGGCCTTCATCGTGGCCACCGAGGCCGGCATCCTCCACCAGATGCGGCAGCGGCGGCCCGGCGCGGAGTTGATTCCCGCCCCGGCGGACAGCGGCTGCAACTGCTCCCTGTGCCCCTACATGAAGCTCAACAGCCTTGAAAAACTCTATCTGGCCCTGCGGGACCTGAAACCCGAAATCCTGCTCGACGAGGACGTCCGCCTGCGGGCCTTGATGCCCGTGGAACGCATGTTGGCCTTGGGCTGA
- a CDS encoding glutamine synthetase III: MAKVQANSDFDIVRLDQVKISQYFGCNTFGERTMKERLSKDSYKAFKSALKKGERLSSEVAHAVATAMKDWAMEHGATHFTHWFLPMTGATAEKHDAFISWDEPGQVVERFSGSMLIQGEPDASSFPSGGLRATFEARGYTAWDPTSPAFLMEGPLGITLCIPTAFIGYHGEALDQKVPLMRSMDVVSKAAVTALSLLGTKATTVVAQCGPEQEYFLVDADLAKQRPDLQFANRTLQGARPPKGQELEDHYFGSIQARVLGFMQESELECFKLGIPAKTRHNEVAPNQFEIAPIYEAANIASDHNQLLMEILKSVGERHGLAVLLHEKPFAGVNGSGKHVNWSLATDEGHNLLEPGHTPEENVQFLYFLAATLKGIHRHGDLMRATIAFAGNDHRLGANEAPPAIMSVFLGQQVSRVLDAIEAGEDFVSRGKESLGIANFMTIEKDATDRNRTSPFAFTGNKFEFRAVGSSQAIAMPLTVINAVVAEALNELNEQLEAELKSGKELKVAVQAVVRGAVLETKAIRFEGNGYSEEWKREAGKRGLPHAEDTVGALLVWEQEKTQAVFTKSGILTAEELEARTHIRHEQYQKALGIEAQVLRELAETQLLPSITADLGARAGALAKMASVGLEVPESLKAALQVQAHLAGVAQDRIEELRKQLAIAESVESLHARTAVFGHQVRHAQDELRDVLDSLEESCDADLWPVPKYREMLAPLS; this comes from the coding sequence ATGGCCAAGGTTCAGGCTAACAGCGACTTCGATATCGTTCGTTTGGATCAGGTGAAGATCAGCCAGTACTTCGGTTGCAATACCTTTGGCGAGCGCACCATGAAGGAGCGGTTGTCCAAGGACAGCTACAAGGCCTTCAAGTCCGCGCTGAAAAAGGGCGAACGGCTCTCCTCGGAAGTCGCCCATGCGGTCGCCACGGCGATGAAGGATTGGGCCATGGAGCATGGAGCCACGCACTTCACCCATTGGTTCCTGCCCATGACCGGCGCCACCGCCGAGAAACACGATGCTTTCATCAGCTGGGACGAGCCCGGCCAGGTCGTGGAGCGCTTCAGCGGCAGCATGCTCATCCAGGGAGAGCCCGATGCGAGCTCCTTCCCCAGTGGCGGCCTGCGCGCCACTTTCGAAGCCCGCGGCTACACCGCCTGGGACCCCACCAGCCCCGCCTTCCTGATGGAGGGGCCGCTCGGCATCACCCTGTGCATTCCCACGGCCTTCATCGGCTACCACGGCGAGGCCCTGGACCAGAAAGTCCCGCTCATGCGCTCCATGGACGTGGTGAGCAAGGCCGCGGTGACGGCCTTGTCCCTGCTCGGCACCAAGGCCACCACCGTGGTCGCCCAGTGCGGTCCGGAACAGGAATATTTCCTGGTGGATGCCGATCTGGCCAAGCAGCGTCCGGACCTGCAGTTCGCGAACCGCACCCTGCAAGGCGCCCGGCCGCCGAAGGGCCAGGAGCTTGAGGACCATTATTTCGGTTCCATCCAGGCCCGGGTATTGGGCTTCATGCAGGAATCCGAACTGGAGTGCTTCAAACTCGGCATCCCGGCCAAGACGCGGCACAACGAAGTGGCTCCCAACCAGTTCGAGATCGCGCCCATCTACGAGGCCGCGAACATCGCTTCGGACCACAACCAGCTGCTCATGGAAATCCTGAAATCCGTGGGCGAACGCCACGGCCTGGCGGTGCTGCTGCACGAGAAGCCCTTCGCGGGCGTGAACGGCAGCGGGAAGCATGTGAACTGGAGCCTGGCAACGGACGAGGGCCACAACCTGCTGGAGCCCGGGCACACGCCTGAGGAAAATGTGCAGTTCCTTTATTTCCTGGCGGCGACCCTGAAGGGCATCCACCGCCATGGGGATCTCATGCGCGCGACCATCGCGTTCGCGGGCAACGACCACCGCCTGGGGGCCAACGAGGCGCCTCCGGCCATCATGTCGGTCTTCCTGGGCCAGCAGGTGAGCCGCGTGCTGGACGCCATCGAGGCCGGCGAGGACTTTGTCTCCCGCGGCAAGGAAAGTCTTGGGATCGCCAATTTCATGACCATCGAGAAGGACGCCACGGACCGCAACCGGACCTCCCCCTTCGCCTTCACCGGCAACAAATTCGAATTCCGGGCCGTAGGCTCCAGCCAGGCCATCGCCATGCCCCTGACGGTCATCAACGCCGTGGTGGCCGAGGCCCTGAACGAGCTGAACGAGCAGCTTGAAGCCGAGCTGAAGTCAGGCAAGGAGTTGAAAGTCGCCGTGCAGGCCGTGGTGCGCGGCGCCGTGCTGGAGACCAAGGCCATCCGGTTCGAGGGCAATGGCTACTCGGAGGAATGGAAGCGGGAAGCAGGCAAGCGCGGATTGCCCCATGCCGAGGATACGGTGGGCGCCCTCCTGGTCTGGGAGCAGGAAAAGACCCAGGCGGTCTTCACCAAATCCGGCATCCTGACCGCGGAAGAGCTCGAAGCGCGCACCCACATCCGGCACGAGCAGTACCAGAAGGCCCTCGGCATCGAGGCCCAGGTGCTCCGTGAATTGGCCGAAACCCAACTGCTGCCCTCCATCACCGCGGATCTGGGCGCAAGGGCCGGGGCCTTGGCCAAAATGGCCTCCGTGGGCCTGGAGGTGCCCGAATCGCTGAAGGCCGCCTTGCAGGTCCAGGCCCATCTTGCGGGTGTCGCCCAGGACCGCATCGAGGAGCTCCGCAAGCAGTTGGCCATCGCGGAATCCGTGGAATCCCTCCATGCGCGCACCGCGGTGTTCGGGCATCAGGTCCGCCACGCCCAGGATGAATTGCGGGATGTGCTGGACAGCCTGGAGGAGAGCTGTGACGCGGATCTCTGGCCGGTTCCGAAGTACCGCGAGATGCTGGCTCCGCTTTCTTGA
- a CDS encoding outer membrane protein transport protein produces the protein MARRINLSRGLAATAAPVLLGLLSPALAAQTIALPASDPVGISRSGAGVAYGRSLEAAALNPALLPTLEGRFQFFLAAGEELESSQVSLRSSQRTVYSTDRNRVLPALGLAWKLGKSAGIGLKVDSPFLRHSRLSGDTPVRFLGDELDLKAQRVELQFGIALRSNFSIGLGAGFVKIDSASGASLRGLIPQDPAIGVSGANPAQGLFEQRVIQKGSATAPSFSAGFRWAIGPRWTLAGAYQSTIRGTATQTARFADDPYHVYANDGFSTPPLGIEAKGGTVLGLSRALPGTDRIALPSRAAVGLRQRVNQLFTWELDVRYTQGTQFEFPSMPSMATPSGVVSVAYPAGPFINSVGVSFMGELKLTKAWTVRGGFSLDQSSRKDEDVEPLLGGQRSSGFSVGFGWQVAGGELNFGYQLRQAQDQDPINLDGTWRDTGYRRTGTTTRVEGMGHVFAIGFKKIF, from the coding sequence ATGGCGCGACGCATCAACTTGAGCAGGGGCTTGGCCGCAACAGCCGCACCGGTGTTGCTGGGCCTCCTGTCGCCCGCCCTGGCCGCCCAGACCATCGCCCTGCCTGCGTCGGACCCCGTGGGCATCTCCCGCAGCGGCGCTGGCGTGGCCTATGGCCGGAGCCTTGAGGCGGCGGCCCTGAACCCCGCCCTGCTGCCGACCTTGGAGGGCCGCTTCCAGTTCTTCCTGGCCGCCGGCGAGGAACTGGAATCCTCGCAGGTTTCTCTGCGGAGCAGCCAGCGGACTGTGTACAGCACGGACCGCAACCGGGTCCTGCCGGCGCTGGGACTGGCCTGGAAATTGGGGAAATCGGCGGGCATTGGCCTCAAGGTGGATTCGCCCTTCCTGCGCCACAGCCGGCTCAGCGGGGATACCCCCGTGCGCTTCCTCGGGGATGAGCTGGACCTCAAGGCCCAGCGGGTTGAACTGCAGTTCGGCATCGCCCTGCGCAGCAATTTTTCCATCGGCCTGGGCGCGGGCTTCGTGAAGATCGATTCAGCCTCGGGCGCCTCCCTTCGCGGGCTCATCCCCCAGGATCCGGCGATCGGGGTTTCGGGAGCCAATCCTGCGCAAGGACTCTTCGAGCAACGGGTCATTCAAAAAGGCAGCGCCACCGCGCCTTCCTTCTCCGCCGGATTCCGATGGGCCATCGGTCCGCGCTGGACCCTCGCCGGGGCCTACCAAAGCACGATTCGCGGCACTGCCACGCAGACGGCCCGTTTCGCCGATGATCCGTACCATGTCTATGCGAATGATGGTTTCTCCACGCCGCCCCTGGGCATCGAGGCCAAAGGCGGAACCGTGCTGGGCCTCAGCCGCGCCTTGCCCGGCACCGATCGAATCGCCTTGCCATCTCGAGCGGCCGTGGGCCTGCGCCAACGTGTGAACCAGCTTTTCACGTGGGAATTGGATGTGCGCTACACCCAGGGGACGCAATTCGAGTTTCCCTCCATGCCCTCCATGGCCACGCCCAGCGGCGTGGTGAGCGTGGCCTATCCGGCCGGCCCGTTCATCAATTCCGTGGGTGTCAGCTTCATGGGCGAGCTGAAGCTCACGAAAGCCTGGACCGTGCGGGGGGGGTTCTCCCTGGATCAGTCCTCCCGCAAGGATGAGGATGTGGAACCGCTCCTCGGCGGCCAGCGAAGTTCTGGTTTTTCGGTCGGGTTCGGCTGGCAGGTGGCGGGCGGCGAACTGAATTTCGGATACCAACTCCGCCAAGCCCAGGACCAGGATCCTATCAATCTCGATGGCACATGGCGCGACACGGGCTACCGGAGGACCGGGACCACCACGCGGGTGGAAGGGATGGGACACGTCTTCGCCATCGGCTTCAAAAAGATCTTCTGA
- the rlmB gene encoding 23S rRNA (guanosine(2251)-2'-O)-methyltransferase RlmB, which translates to MRFLGPHACEEALVRGELHVLRVAPPVWGRFAKLRESARDAGVVVHQEPMESLDRRAEGARHQGVLGEGAALRLQELDTLLERVRERGKAALVLVLDGITDPHNLGAILRSAAGAAVDGVIFPERRSAQVNDTVVRASAGTAGRVPLVRVVNLGRALDELKAAGVWIYGLAAGPKSRDYRREAFDGPTALVLGSEGEGLHQKISERCDQLLEIPMPGGIESLNVSASAAICLFRVLAMRDQAGAVGP; encoded by the coding sequence ATGCGTTTCCTGGGGCCCCATGCCTGCGAGGAAGCCTTGGTCCGCGGCGAACTTCATGTGCTCAGGGTGGCGCCACCGGTCTGGGGGCGCTTCGCGAAGCTCAGGGAATCCGCCCGGGACGCGGGGGTGGTGGTCCACCAGGAACCCATGGAAAGCTTGGACCGCCGTGCCGAAGGTGCCCGGCACCAGGGTGTGCTGGGGGAAGGCGCGGCCCTGCGGCTGCAGGAATTGGATACGCTGCTGGAACGCGTCCGGGAGCGGGGGAAGGCCGCCCTCGTCCTGGTCCTGGATGGCATCACCGATCCCCATAATCTCGGCGCGATCCTGCGTTCCGCCGCGGGCGCGGCCGTGGACGGGGTCATCTTCCCGGAGCGCCGCTCGGCCCAGGTCAACGATACGGTGGTGCGGGCCAGCGCCGGAACCGCCGGGCGCGTGCCGCTGGTGCGGGTGGTGAACCTCGGCCGGGCCCTCGACGAACTGAAAGCAGCCGGAGTGTGGATCTACGGCCTGGCGGCGGGGCCGAAGAGCCGGGACTACCGGCGAGAGGCCTTCGATGGCCCCACGGCCCTGGTGCTGGGTTCCGAAGGGGAGGGGCTGCACCAGAAAATTTCCGAGCGTTGCGACCAGCTGCTGGAAATCCCCATGCCCGGGGGCATCGAGAGCCTGAATGTTTCAGCCAGCGCGGCCATCTGCCTTTTCAGGGTGCTCGCGATGCGGGACCAGGCCGGTGCGGTCGGGCCTTGA
- the tuf gene encoding elongation factor Tu, producing MAKEKFDRSKPHVNIGTIGHVDHGKTTLTAAIATILSKKSGGTAKSYDQIDSAPEEKARGITINTAHVEYSTATRHYAHVDCPGHADYVKNMITGAAQMDGAILVVAATDGPMPQTREHILLARQVGVPYIVVFMNKIDIADPELAELVEMEIRELLSSYKFPGDEIPIIKGSAKLALDHADDPNHPDCKCVLDLMDAVDSYIPDPVRAVDKPFLMPVEDVFTITGRGTVVTGRIEAGVVNVQDEIEIVGIKDTVKKVVTGVEMFRKSLDRGQAGDNAGILLRGVERKDVERGQVLCKPGSITPHTKFTAQVYVLSKDEGGRHTPFFNKYRPQFYFRTTDVTGSITLEEGREMVMPGDNVTLTVELIQPIAMDKGLKFAIREGGRTVGAGNVDTIIA from the coding sequence GTGGCCAAAGAGAAATTTGATCGCTCGAAGCCCCACGTCAACATCGGCACCATTGGTCACGTGGACCACGGCAAAACCACTTTGACCGCGGCCATCGCGACGATCCTGTCCAAGAAGAGCGGCGGCACGGCCAAGAGCTACGACCAGATCGACTCCGCCCCCGAAGAGAAGGCCCGCGGGATCACGATCAACACGGCCCACGTCGAGTACTCGACGGCCACGCGCCATTACGCGCATGTGGACTGCCCCGGCCACGCCGACTACGTGAAGAACATGATCACCGGCGCGGCCCAGATGGACGGCGCCATCCTGGTGGTCGCCGCCACGGACGGTCCCATGCCCCAGACCCGCGAGCACATCCTGCTGGCCCGCCAGGTCGGCGTGCCCTACATCGTCGTCTTCATGAACAAGATCGACATCGCCGATCCCGAACTCGCCGAACTGGTCGAGATGGAGATCCGCGAGCTGCTGAGCTCCTACAAATTCCCGGGCGACGAGATTCCCATCATCAAGGGCAGCGCCAAACTGGCGCTCGACCACGCCGACGACCCCAACCACCCGGATTGCAAGTGCGTCCTGGACCTGATGGACGCCGTCGATTCCTACATTCCGGACCCCGTCCGCGCCGTCGACAAGCCCTTCCTGATGCCCGTCGAAGACGTGTTCACCATCACGGGCCGCGGCACCGTGGTCACGGGCCGCATCGAAGCTGGCGTCGTGAATGTGCAGGACGAGATCGAGATCGTCGGCATCAAGGACACCGTCAAGAAGGTCGTCACGGGCGTCGAGATGTTCCGGAAATCCCTCGACCGCGGCCAGGCGGGCGACAACGCGGGCATCCTGCTCCGCGGCGTCGAGCGCAAGGATGTGGAGCGCGGCCAGGTGCTGTGCAAGCCCGGCAGCATCACCCCCCACACCAAGTTCACGGCCCAGGTCTACGTCCTTTCCAAGGATGAGGGCGGCCGCCACACGCCTTTCTTCAACAAGTACCGTCCCCAGTTCTACTTCCGCACCACGGACGTGACCGGCTCCATCACCCTTGAAGAGGGCCGCGAGATGGTCATGCCCGGTGACAACGTCACCCTGACGGTGGAACTGATCCAGCCCATCGCCATGGACAAGGGCCTGAAGTTCGCCATCCGCGAAGGTGGCCGCACGGTGGGCGCCGGCAACGTGGACACCATCATCGCCTAA
- the rpmG gene encoding 50S ribosomal protein L33 — MREIVHLQCTECKRKNYSTTKNKRTTTGKLEFQKFCRFDGKRTLHREAK; from the coding sequence ATGCGCGAAATCGTCCACCTGCAATGCACCGAGTGCAAGCGCAAGAACTACAGCACCACCAAGAACAAGCGCACCACCACGGGCAAGCTGGAGTTCCAGAAGTTCTGCCGTTTCGACGGCAAGCGCACCCTCCACCGCGAAGCCAAGTAG
- the secE gene encoding preprotein translocase subunit SecE produces the protein MISNLKTQVQELFAELNRVDWPKKDKVVRYTWSVTILSVLVGLFLWGSDLGIARLLKFIIPTH, from the coding sequence TTGATTTCCAACCTCAAGACTCAGGTCCAAGAGCTCTTCGCGGAGCTGAACCGCGTGGATTGGCCCAAAAAGGACAAGGTGGTTCGCTACACCTGGTCCGTGACCATCCTCTCGGTCCTTGTGGGCCTGTTCCTCTGGGGTTCCGATCTCGGCATCGCCAGGCTGCTCAAGTTCATCATCCCCACCCATTAG
- the nusG gene encoding transcription termination/antitermination protein NusG yields the protein MADMSALPAIQAAGSPVGAEPGNAERRLAWFIIHTYSGYEAKVMTHLRQRVKMEERDEHFGDIQIPEETYEEMKVDAKSGRKERVVKKRKSFPGYLLVQIAVSKKGNSFEMEDADWHLVRNTPKVTSFVGANKKRPTPLTDEEVRQIMNHQEETQEKPKPKYHFEKGEKVRIIDGPFANFEGDVDEVHEERSTIKVLVTVFGRSTPVELDFIQVEKR from the coding sequence ATGGCAGACATGTCCGCGCTACCCGCGATCCAGGCCGCCGGGAGCCCCGTGGGCGCCGAGCCGGGCAATGCCGAGCGCCGGCTCGCCTGGTTCATCATCCACACCTATTCGGGCTATGAGGCCAAGGTGATGACCCACCTGCGCCAGCGGGTCAAGATGGAGGAGCGGGACGAGCACTTCGGCGATATCCAGATCCCCGAGGAGACCTACGAGGAAATGAAGGTGGACGCCAAGTCCGGCCGCAAGGAGCGCGTCGTCAAGAAGCGCAAGTCCTTCCCCGGCTACCTGCTGGTGCAGATCGCGGTGTCCAAAAAAGGCAACAGTTTCGAGATGGAAGACGCCGACTGGCATCTGGTCCGCAACACGCCGAAGGTGACGAGCTTCGTGGGCGCCAACAAGAAACGGCCCACGCCGCTCACCGATGAAGAAGTGCGGCAGATCATGAACCACCAGGAAGAGACCCAGGAGAAGCCCAAGCCGAAATACCACTTTGAAAAGGGCGAAAAGGTACGTATCATAGACGGCCCCTTCGCGAACTTTGAAGGGGATGTCGACGAGGTCCACGAAGAGCGCTCCACCATCAAAGTGCTGGTGACGGTGTTCGGCCGCAGTACCCCCGTGGAACTCGATTTCATCCAGGTCGAGAAACGCTAG
- the rplK gene encoding 50S ribosomal protein L11: protein MAKKITGYIKLQLPAGEATPAPPVGPALGQHGVNIMEFVKQFNAKSVTSVEKGTTLPVVITVYADRSFSFILKTPPAAVLIMKKLGLDKGSPTPNKQKVGKITSKQIEEIAKVKMPDLNAGSLEAAMRSIAGSARSMGVEVID, encoded by the coding sequence ATGGCAAAGAAAATCACCGGCTACATCAAGCTGCAACTCCCTGCGGGCGAAGCCACTCCGGCTCCCCCCGTCGGCCCGGCCCTCGGCCAGCATGGCGTGAACATCATGGAATTCGTGAAGCAGTTCAATGCGAAATCCGTGACCTCGGTTGAAAAGGGCACGACCCTCCCCGTGGTCATCACTGTCTATGCCGACAGGTCCTTCAGCTTCATCCTGAAGACGCCTCCCGCCGCAGTGCTGATCATGAAAAAGCTCGGCCTCGATAAGGGCAGCCCCACCCCCAACAAGCAAAAAGTCGGGAAGATCACCAGCAAGCAGATCGAAGAGATCGCCAAGGTGAAGATGCCCGACCTGAACGCCGGCAGCCTGGAGGCCGCCATGCGCTCCATCGCCGGCTCCGCCCGCTCCATGGGCGTCGAGGTCATCGACTAG
- a CDS encoding 50S ribosomal protein L1, with the protein MAKTGKKYRAAAAKIEDRPYELKEALTVIKDAAFAKFDETVEVHMRLGVDPRHADQMVRGTIVLPHGTGRTMRVAVIAQGEKIKDAEAAGAEVVGGDDLVEKIAGGYLEFDALVATPDMMKGVGRLGKVLGPRGLMPNPKTGTVTFDVAKAIKEIKAGKVEYRVDKTGIIHAGVGKLSFGVEKLQENAQALMDAVVKAKPSAAKGKYVKAIHLASTMGPSVTVTAALAEK; encoded by the coding sequence ATGGCAAAAACCGGAAAGAAATACCGGGCTGCCGCGGCCAAGATCGAAGATCGCCCCTACGAGCTGAAGGAAGCTCTCACCGTCATCAAGGACGCGGCTTTCGCCAAGTTCGATGAGACGGTCGAGGTCCACATGCGGCTCGGCGTCGACCCCCGGCACGCGGACCAGATGGTCCGCGGAACCATTGTCCTCCCCCACGGTACGGGCCGGACGATGCGGGTGGCGGTCATCGCCCAGGGCGAAAAGATCAAGGACGCGGAAGCAGCGGGCGCTGAAGTGGTCGGCGGCGACGATCTCGTCGAAAAGATCGCCGGCGGATACCTCGAGTTCGACGCGCTGGTTGCGACGCCGGACATGATGAAGGGCGTCGGACGCCTGGGCAAGGTGCTGGGGCCCCGCGGCCTCATGCCGAACCCCAAGACCGGCACCGTCACCTTCGACGTGGCCAAGGCCATCAAAGAGATCAAGGCCGGCAAGGTGGAATACCGCGTGGACAAAACCGGCATCATCCACGCAGGCGTCGGGAAACTTTCCTTCGGCGTCGAAAAGCTGCAAGAGAATGCCCAGGCCCTCATGGACGCCGTCGTGAAGGCCAAGCCTTCCGCCGCCAAGGGGAAGTACGTCAAAGCCATCCATCTGGCTTCGACCATGGGTCCCTCCGTCACCGTCACAGCCGCCTTGGCTGAGAAGTAA